One part of the Bradyrhizobium sp. CB1650 genome encodes these proteins:
- a CDS encoding helix-turn-helix transcriptional regulator has translation MTEGGTRTFSDPDGYAAAFDDVRVNLTIAGAGDFRARLTRFKLNHLEVYWCYENLPRIAYISLLRERTFLSFPVATASLRCGGLALRNGDMVLHGGGERVHQRSNGVCQWGLLSLPPEQLADGGKALTGRLIASPPGNRILRPSRSLASRFQSLFRQACHLAESRKELIECPEITRALEQEMLHAIIHCLAANEADDHSRGRHHHAVIMVRFEEALSKRIDQKLNMPTLCAQIGVAERTLRMCCAEFLGVSPTRYLLLQRLNKARAALRRADPSKSSVAEVARNHQFLELGRFSVTYRTTFGESPSTTLQRAPRHRAQDSAASS, from the coding sequence ATGACAGAAGGCGGTACACGTACATTTAGCGATCCGGATGGTTACGCGGCCGCGTTTGACGACGTACGCGTCAACCTCACGATAGCGGGCGCCGGAGACTTCAGGGCCCGGCTGACACGGTTCAAACTAAACCATCTGGAAGTTTATTGGTGTTACGAGAACCTCCCCCGCATTGCCTATATTTCGCTGCTCCGCGAACGAACCTTCCTGTCGTTTCCAGTCGCCACTGCATCTCTCAGATGCGGTGGATTGGCCCTACGAAATGGCGACATGGTCCTTCACGGCGGCGGCGAGCGCGTGCATCAACGCTCTAACGGTGTGTGCCAGTGGGGGTTGCTGTCGTTACCGCCCGAGCAACTCGCCGATGGCGGCAAGGCATTGACCGGACGGTTGATCGCATCACCACCCGGCAACAGGATACTCCGTCCTTCGCGCTCGCTAGCGTCAAGATTCCAGAGCCTGTTCAGGCAAGCCTGCCATCTCGCGGAAAGCCGAAAGGAATTGATCGAGTGTCCCGAGATCACAAGAGCGCTGGAGCAGGAAATGCTTCACGCCATCATCCATTGCCTGGCCGCTAACGAGGCGGACGACCATTCCAGGGGGAGACATCATCACGCCGTTATCATGGTTCGCTTCGAAGAAGCGCTGAGCAAGCGGATTGATCAGAAGCTCAACATGCCAACGCTTTGTGCGCAGATCGGCGTGGCTGAGCGAACGTTGCGTATGTGTTGCGCGGAGTTTCTTGGCGTAAGCCCTACCCGATATCTTTTGTTGCAACGCTTGAACAAGGCTCGCGCCGCGCTGCGGCGCGCCGATCCTTCAAAATCGAGCGTCGCGGAAGTGGCCCGAAATCATCAGTTCCTGGAGCTTGGCCGCTTTTCGGTGACGTATCGCACCACCTTCGGTGAATCGCCTTCGACCACGCTGCAACGCGCTCCGCGGCATCGAGCACAGGATTCTGCCGCGTCGTCCTGA
- a CDS encoding serine protease, translating into MRGRIGCGVLALFVLLANTQVIPAACIDPAQFAHSTVSIMRHFDDAERDARPDLIGVRGTGWFLSPTTIVTAEHVTAGMKLSMEQWKPLEIADGEGSHFIAARIQRLAGVQAEKLAVIELEHAVSAARSVAIRREPLVPDEQVMTLAYPAGGLHPVGGRFVRFGDDGKLAGMALLEFYEGENRLVIDHGASGAPVIDCDGRVAAVISNVFTQSIVWASHQIRISTAWGMPNVVSVPVQVLDEFARAN; encoded by the coding sequence ATGCGCGGACGCATAGGTTGTGGGGTGCTCGCTCTTTTCGTTCTGCTAGCAAACACACAGGTCATTCCTGCAGCTTGCATCGATCCCGCACAGTTCGCGCACTCGACCGTCAGCATCATGCGCCATTTCGATGATGCTGAGCGCGATGCGCGTCCGGATCTCATCGGCGTGCGAGGCACCGGTTGGTTCCTCTCTCCAACGACAATCGTCACCGCCGAGCATGTAACAGCAGGGATGAAGCTCTCGATGGAACAGTGGAAGCCGCTTGAGATCGCGGACGGAGAGGGCAGCCATTTTATCGCCGCGCGGATCCAGCGCCTTGCGGGAGTCCAGGCGGAAAAGCTCGCCGTCATCGAACTCGAACATGCCGTTTCCGCCGCGCGGAGCGTCGCCATCCGGAGGGAGCCGCTCGTGCCGGACGAGCAGGTCATGACGCTCGCCTATCCGGCCGGCGGCCTACATCCCGTGGGAGGACGGTTCGTTCGTTTCGGAGACGACGGGAAGCTCGCCGGCATGGCACTCCTGGAATTCTATGAAGGCGAGAACCGCCTTGTCATCGACCATGGCGCGTCCGGAGCACCGGTGATCGATTGCGACGGCCGCGTCGCTGCCGTCATCAGCAACGTGTTCACGCAGAGTATCGTATGGGCGTCTCACCAAATACGGATCTCGACAGCGTGGGGAATGCCCAACGTCGTCTCCGTGCCGGTCCAGGTGCTGGACGAATTTGCCCGAGCCAACTGA
- a CDS encoding helix-turn-helix domain-containing protein: MALSRVFSFADPSACQTVIRFADLALYPTAKGRFHAGITLIGINRLWMQRFHVSLPQVNTVAVKPGRTSIGFLTERHSSPFLHCGLQVLPGDIIVNRFDVVHQRSDANLHYGTMSLSMDDLDSAAETIIGRELPKPPHQRISRPDSAVMLRLLKLHRSVGQLARDTPDVLDIPAVGRALENELIHVMVRCLAEGAAVEPSTGSRRHDTIVARFEEFLETHSDRPLYLTEICAAIGVAERTLRASCEEHLGMGPIRYLTLRRMHLVRRALVRSDPSKATVTQIVTNHGFWELGRFSVAYRRLFGETPSDTLRHPAEQPEVYLNRPSSLAATDLQAA; encoded by the coding sequence GTGGCGTTGAGTAGAGTTTTCAGTTTTGCTGATCCGTCGGCGTGCCAAACGGTTATTCGATTTGCCGACTTGGCGCTGTATCCCACCGCGAAGGGACGTTTTCATGCCGGTATTACCCTGATCGGCATAAACCGACTTTGGATGCAGCGCTTCCATGTGTCCCTACCACAGGTCAATACTGTCGCGGTCAAGCCCGGCCGCACATCAATTGGATTTCTAACTGAGCGTCATTCGTCACCTTTTCTGCACTGTGGCCTGCAAGTCTTGCCCGGCGACATCATCGTGAACCGGTTCGACGTCGTACATCAACGATCTGACGCTAACCTTCATTATGGCACGATGTCTCTTTCGATGGATGATCTGGATTCTGCTGCTGAAACAATAATCGGGCGTGAATTGCCGAAGCCGCCGCATCAACGAATTAGTCGCCCGGATTCCGCGGTGATGCTTCGACTGCTGAAGCTGCACAGGAGCGTCGGGCAACTCGCCCGTGACACGCCGGATGTTCTGGATATCCCGGCAGTGGGCCGCGCGCTAGAGAATGAGCTCATTCATGTCATGGTAAGGTGCCTTGCCGAAGGTGCCGCCGTAGAGCCGAGCACGGGCTCCCGTCGTCATGACACCATCGTCGCGCGGTTTGAAGAATTTTTGGAGACACATTCCGACCGGCCGCTTTATCTTACCGAAATTTGCGCCGCGATCGGCGTCGCAGAGCGAACACTTCGCGCCTCCTGCGAAGAACATCTCGGCATGGGCCCAATCCGCTATCTCACGTTGCGCCGAATGCATCTCGTGCGACGGGCGCTTGTGCGTTCGGATCCGTCCAAGGCAACAGTCACGCAGATTGTTACAAACCACGGCTTTTGGGAACTCGGGCGCTTCTCGGTGGCCTACCGCAGGCTGTTCGGAGAAACGCCATCCGACACATTGCGGCACCCCGCAGAGCAGCCGGAAGTCTATCTCAATCGCCCGTCATCGCTCGCAGCGACAGACTTGCAAGCGGCTTGA